Proteins encoded in a region of the Streptomyces sp. NBC_01471 genome:
- a CDS encoding CBS domain-containing protein: MMSTNVVRVQRGTFLKEIARLLTEHRISAVPVVDDDDRPVGVVSEADLLRKQLGLTALLPAVRQESEHRSKTEATTAEGLMTSPAVVAHPDWTIVEAGWLMQARSVKRLPVVDDTGRLAGVISRSDLLQVFLRRDRAIQEEVLEGVLTRTLGLSPSAITVDVSDGHVMLSGLVERRSVIPAAVRLCRGVDGVVEVSQRLQYDVDDSTGGS; encoded by the coding sequence ATGATGTCGACCAATGTCGTACGGGTGCAGCGGGGGACGTTCCTCAAGGAGATCGCCCGGCTGCTCACCGAACACCGGATTTCGGCCGTTCCCGTCGTGGATGACGACGACCGGCCGGTGGGCGTGGTCTCCGAGGCCGATCTGCTGCGCAAGCAGCTGGGCCTGACCGCCCTCCTGCCGGCCGTCCGGCAGGAGTCCGAACACCGGTCCAAGACCGAGGCGACCACCGCGGAAGGGCTCATGACCAGCCCGGCGGTGGTCGCGCACCCGGACTGGACCATCGTCGAGGCCGGCTGGCTGATGCAGGCCCGGAGCGTCAAACGCCTGCCGGTCGTCGACGACACCGGCCGGCTGGCCGGGGTGATCAGCCGCAGTGACCTCCTCCAGGTCTTCCTGCGCCGCGACCGCGCCATCCAGGAGGAGGTGCTCGAAGGCGTCCTGACCCGGACGCTGGGTCTCTCACCCTCCGCGATCACGGTGGACGTCAGCGACGGCCACGTCATGCTCAGCGGTCTGGTCGAGCGGCGGAGCGTGATTCCGGCGGCGGTACGGCTGTGCCGGGGGGTGGACGGCGTCGTCGAGGTCTCCCAGCGCCTGCAGTACGACGTCGACGACAGCACCGGCGGGAGCTGA
- a CDS encoding class III extradiol dioxygenase subunit B-like domain-containing protein translates to MLVAAAVCPCPPLLVPEVAAGAATELDAARAACLDAVGVLAAARPDLLIAVGPAGAAHRGTHPEGTTGSFSGFGVDLRVRLGTSDARGGRELPPSLAVAAWLLERAEWAGSPVEGLGVGEPLEPERCLAAGQELAARAERVALLVMGDGSACRTLKAPGYLDERAAGFDAAAARALGAADVAALKALDVRLAYELQAAGRAPWQVLAGAAEGMEPGGQLLYADAPYGVGYYVATWT, encoded by the coding sequence ATGCTCGTAGCCGCCGCCGTATGCCCCTGTCCGCCCCTGCTCGTGCCCGAGGTGGCCGCGGGTGCGGCCACCGAACTCGACGCCGCGAGGGCCGCCTGCCTCGACGCGGTCGGGGTGCTCGCCGCGGCCCGGCCCGACCTGCTGATCGCCGTGGGACCCGCCGGTGCCGCGCACCGGGGGACGCACCCCGAAGGCACCACCGGCTCGTTCAGCGGCTTCGGCGTGGACCTCCGGGTACGGCTGGGAACGTCGGACGCCAGGGGCGGAAGGGAACTCCCGCCGTCGCTCGCGGTCGCCGCTTGGCTGCTGGAACGCGCGGAGTGGGCCGGTTCACCGGTCGAGGGCCTGGGCGTCGGCGAACCGCTTGAGCCCGAACGCTGCCTGGCGGCCGGACAGGAGCTGGCCGCTCGCGCCGAACGGGTCGCGCTGCTGGTCATGGGCGACGGCAGTGCCTGCCGCACCCTGAAGGCACCCGGATACCTGGACGAGCGCGCCGCCGGCTTCGACGCGGCTGCCGCCCGTGCGCTGGGCGCGGCGGACGTGGCCGCGCTGAAGGCGCTGGATGTCCGGCTGGCGTACGAACTGCAGGCCGCGGGCCGGGCGCCCTGGCAGGTCCTGGCGGGCGCGGCCGAGGGCATGGAGCCGGGCGGACAGCTGCTCTACGCCGACGCTCCGTACGGTGTCGGGTACTACGTAGCCACCTGGACCTGA
- the hflX gene encoding GTPase HflX: MTSSSSTSQDAHEQEALSFNESLRADALMEEDVAWSHSIDGERDGDQYDRSERAALRRVAGLSTELEDVTEVEYRQLRLERVVLVGVWTSGTAQDAENSLAELAALAETAGALVLDGVVQRRDKPDPATYIGSGKAQELRDIVLESGADTVVCDGELSPGQLIHLEDVVKVKVVDRTALILDIFAQHAKSREGKAQVALAQMQYMLPRLRGWGQSLSRQMGGAGAGGGGGMATRGPGETKIETDRRRIREKMAKMRREIVEMKTGRDIKRQERKRHKVPSVAIAGYTNAGKSSLLNRLTGAGVLVENSLFATLDPTVRKAETPSGRLYTLADTVGFVRHLPHHLVEAFRSTMEEVGESDLILHVVDGSHPAPEEQLAAVREVIREVGATDVPEIVVINKADAADPLVLQRLLRIERRAIAVSARSGQGIVELLALIDEQLPRPQVAVEVLVPYTHGQLVARAHSDGEVISEEHTPEGTLLKALVHEELAADLAPYVPVAP, encoded by the coding sequence ATGACCTCCTCTTCTTCCACTTCCCAGGACGCGCACGAGCAGGAAGCGCTGAGCTTCAACGAGAGCCTTCGGGCCGATGCCCTGATGGAAGAGGACGTCGCCTGGAGCCACTCGATCGACGGTGAGCGGGACGGTGACCAGTACGACCGCTCGGAGCGCGCCGCGCTCCGGCGGGTGGCCGGTCTCTCCACCGAGCTCGAGGACGTCACCGAGGTCGAGTACCGGCAGCTGCGTCTGGAGCGCGTCGTGCTGGTCGGCGTCTGGACCTCGGGCACAGCACAGGACGCGGAGAACTCCCTCGCGGAGCTGGCGGCCCTCGCCGAGACGGCCGGCGCGCTGGTCCTCGACGGAGTGGTCCAGCGCCGAGACAAGCCGGACCCGGCCACCTACATCGGGTCGGGCAAGGCGCAGGAGCTGCGGGACATCGTGCTCGAATCCGGTGCGGACACCGTCGTGTGCGACGGTGAGCTCAGCCCCGGCCAGCTGATCCATCTCGAAGACGTCGTCAAGGTCAAGGTCGTCGACCGTACGGCGCTGATCCTGGACATCTTCGCCCAGCACGCCAAGTCCCGGGAGGGCAAGGCTCAGGTCGCGCTCGCGCAGATGCAGTACATGCTGCCGAGGCTGCGCGGCTGGGGCCAGTCGCTGTCCCGGCAGATGGGCGGTGCCGGTGCGGGCGGTGGTGGCGGTATGGCCACCCGTGGTCCCGGTGAGACGAAGATCGAGACGGACCGGCGCCGGATCCGCGAGAAGATGGCGAAGATGCGCCGGGAGATCGTGGAGATGAAGACCGGGCGTGACATCAAGCGGCAGGAGCGCAAGCGTCACAAGGTGCCGTCGGTGGCCATCGCCGGATACACCAACGCGGGCAAGTCCTCGCTGCTGAACCGGCTGACAGGCGCGGGCGTACTGGTGGAGAACTCGCTGTTCGCCACCCTGGACCCGACCGTGCGCAAGGCCGAGACACCGAGCGGGCGGCTCTACACGCTGGCGGACACCGTCGGATTCGTCCGGCACCTGCCGCACCACCTGGTCGAGGCGTTCCGCTCCACCATGGAGGAGGTCGGCGAGTCCGACCTGATCCTGCACGTCGTGGACGGTTCGCATCCCGCCCCGGAGGAGCAGCTCGCCGCCGTGCGTGAGGTGATCCGTGAGGTCGGAGCCACCGACGTCCCGGAGATCGTGGTGATCAACAAGGCGGATGCGGCCGACCCCCTCGTTCTGCAGCGGCTGCTGCGCATCGAGCGCCGGGCCATCGCAGTGTCGGCCCGCTCGGGGCAGGGCATCGTCGAGCTGCTCGCGCTGATCGACGAGCAACTGCCCAGGCCGCAGGTGGCGGTCGAGGTTCTCGTGCCGTACACGCACGGACAGCTCGTCGCCCGCGCGCACTCCGACGGGGAAGTGATCTCCGAGGAGCACACCCCCGAAGGCACCCTGCTGAAGGCGCTGGTACACGAGGAACTGGCAGCCGATCTGGCGCCGTACGTACCCGTGGCGCCCTGA
- the miaA gene encoding tRNA (adenosine(37)-N6)-dimethylallyltransferase MiaA, protein MRSAAPAARVIAVVGPTAAGKSDLGVAIARHFGGEVVNADSMQLYEGMDIGTAKLTLDERGGVPHHLLDIWSVTEAASVAEYQRLARAEIDRLLAAGRMPVLVGGSGLYVRGAIDALEFPGTDPGVRARLEDELERHGPGALHDRLAAADPEAAAVILPSNGRRIVRALEVIEITGKPFTANLPGPDPVYDTVQIGVDVGRPELDERIAVRVDRMWDAGLVDEVRTLEAGGLREGRTASRALGYQQVLAALAGECSDDEARAETVRATKRFARRQDSWFRRDPRVHWLSGAAADRTELPGQALALVERAVTA, encoded by the coding sequence GTGAGAAGTGCAGCTCCCGCAGCGCGGGTCATCGCCGTCGTCGGTCCCACAGCGGCCGGAAAGTCCGATCTCGGCGTCGCCATCGCCCGGCATTTCGGCGGCGAGGTCGTCAACGCCGACTCCATGCAGCTCTATGAGGGGATGGACATCGGAACCGCCAAGCTGACGCTCGACGAGCGCGGCGGTGTGCCGCACCACCTCCTCGACATCTGGAGCGTGACCGAGGCGGCCAGTGTCGCCGAGTACCAGAGGCTTGCCCGCGCGGAGATCGACCGGCTCCTCGCCGCCGGCCGGATGCCGGTGCTGGTCGGGGGCTCCGGGCTCTACGTCCGCGGGGCCATCGACGCGCTGGAGTTCCCTGGCACCGACCCCGGCGTACGGGCACGGCTGGAGGACGAGCTGGAGCGGCACGGTCCGGGGGCCCTCCACGACCGGCTGGCCGCCGCCGACCCGGAGGCCGCCGCGGTGATCCTGCCCAGCAACGGCCGCAGGATCGTCCGGGCCCTGGAGGTCATCGAGATCACCGGAAAGCCCTTCACCGCCAATCTGCCGGGCCCCGACCCGGTCTACGACACCGTGCAGATCGGCGTCGACGTCGGGCGCCCGGAGCTGGACGAGCGCATCGCCGTGCGCGTCGACCGGATGTGGGACGCCGGCCTGGTGGACGAGGTCCGCACTCTGGAGGCCGGGGGGCTCCGCGAGGGGCGCACCGCATCGCGCGCCCTCGGGTACCAGCAGGTGCTCGCGGCGCTCGCGGGGGAGTGCTCCGACGACGAGGCGCGCGCCGAGACCGTACGTGCCACGAAACGCTTCGCGCGCCGCCAGGATTCATGGTTCCGCCGTGATCCACGGGTGCACTGGCTCAGCGGCGCGGCCGCCGACCGGACGGAACTTCCCGGGCAGGCGCTGGCCTTGGTCGAACGGGCGGTCACAGCCTGA
- a CDS encoding bifunctional (p)ppGpp synthetase/guanosine-3',5'-bis(diphosphate) 3'-pyrophosphohydrolase, with protein MSAEAASPNGASPEIHPVDRPGRRRGRARIDLRRLGRAALFGPASRGGLPDAIGHVAEAHRAHFPDADLAVLRRAYVLAETSHRGQMRKSGEPYITHPLAVTLILAELGAETTTLTASLLHDTVEDTEVTLDQVREGFGDEVCYLVDGVTKLEKVDYGAAAEPETFRKMLVATGDDVRVMSIKLADRLHNMRTLGVMRPEKQERIARVTRDVLIPLAERLGVQALKTELEDLVFAILRPEEYEITRALIAAQDATADPLVTIAEDVRRVLREAGIAAEVLIRPRHFVSVHRVRMKRGELCPADFGRLLVLVGEDADCYGVLGELHTCFTPVISEFKDFIASPKFNLYQSLHTAVVSTGGDVAEVLIRTHLMHKVAEAGVVALGNPYVPLDGPPATPAHAAADAADGERADPTRPGWLSRLLAWQESAPDPDTFWSTLRADLAQDREITVFRADGGTLGLPAGASCVDAAYAQHGEKAHSCIGARVNGRLATLSTVLSDGDTVQLLLAEDTASGPSPDWLGHVRTPGARIAITGWLDAHPEGTAVPAAAPRPSASVTGGAMRRAAAGAVVGVPNATVRLAGCCTPVPPDAVTGFTVRGGAVTVHREGCPSVTRMLSLGRPPVEVNWGAAGDCRVTLVAEAFGRPQLFADLTEAIATAGVAVVSATVEPPSEQRVRHTYTLQLPDAAGLPALMRTMRDVPGVFDVSRAQHPATA; from the coding sequence ATGAGTGCAGAGGCCGCCAGCCCCAACGGTGCGTCCCCGGAGATCCATCCGGTGGACCGCCCGGGCCGCAGACGCGGTCGCGCCAGAATCGACCTGCGCAGACTCGGCCGCGCCGCACTGTTCGGCCCCGCCTCGCGCGGCGGTCTGCCCGATGCCATCGGCCATGTCGCCGAGGCCCACCGCGCGCACTTCCCGGATGCTGATCTCGCCGTCCTGCGGCGGGCGTACGTCCTTGCTGAAACGTCCCACCGCGGCCAGATGCGCAAGAGCGGCGAGCCCTACATCACGCACCCGCTCGCGGTGACCCTGATCCTCGCCGAACTGGGCGCCGAAACCACGACCTTGACCGCGTCGCTCCTCCACGACACGGTCGAGGACACCGAGGTGACCCTCGATCAGGTACGGGAGGGCTTCGGCGACGAGGTCTGTTATCTGGTCGACGGCGTGACCAAACTGGAGAAGGTCGACTACGGGGCCGCCGCCGAGCCGGAGACCTTCCGCAAGATGCTCGTGGCCACCGGCGACGACGTCCGGGTCATGTCGATCAAACTCGCCGACCGGCTGCACAACATGCGCACGCTGGGCGTGATGCGCCCCGAGAAGCAGGAGAGGATCGCAAGAGTCACCCGCGACGTGCTGATCCCGCTGGCCGAACGGCTCGGTGTGCAGGCGCTCAAGACCGAGCTGGAGGATCTGGTCTTCGCGATCCTGCGCCCGGAGGAGTACGAGATCACCCGGGCCCTCATCGCCGCCCAGGACGCCACCGCCGACCCGCTCGTCACCATTGCCGAGGACGTCCGAAGGGTCCTGAGGGAGGCGGGGATCGCCGCCGAAGTCCTCATCAGGCCCCGTCACTTCGTCTCCGTGCACCGGGTCAGGATGAAACGCGGCGAGCTCTGTCCGGCCGACTTCGGCCGGCTTCTGGTGCTCGTCGGCGAGGATGCCGACTGCTACGGCGTACTGGGCGAGCTGCACACCTGTTTCACGCCGGTGATCTCCGAGTTCAAGGACTTCATCGCCTCGCCCAAGTTCAACCTCTACCAGTCGCTGCACACGGCCGTCGTCAGCACGGGCGGGGACGTCGCCGAAGTCCTCATCCGCACTCACCTGATGCACAAGGTCGCCGAGGCCGGGGTCGTCGCGCTCGGCAATCCGTACGTACCGCTCGACGGCCCGCCCGCCACCCCCGCGCACGCGGCCGCCGACGCGGCGGACGGTGAACGCGCCGACCCCACCCGCCCCGGCTGGCTCTCCAGGCTTCTCGCATGGCAGGAGTCGGCGCCCGACCCCGACACGTTCTGGTCCACCCTCCGCGCCGACCTCGCACAGGACCGGGAGATCACCGTCTTCCGGGCCGACGGCGGGACCCTCGGCCTGCCCGCGGGGGCGAGCTGTGTGGACGCGGCCTACGCGCAGCACGGCGAAAAGGCGCACTCCTGCATCGGCGCACGCGTCAACGGGCGCCTGGCGACGCTCAGTACGGTGCTCAGCGACGGCGACACCGTCCAGCTGCTGCTCGCCGAGGACACCGCGTCCGGACCGTCGCCCGACTGGCTCGGCCATGTGCGCACCCCCGGCGCGAGGATCGCGATCACCGGCTGGCTCGACGCCCACCCGGAAGGCACGGCCGTCCCGGCTGCGGCCCCCCGGCCGAGCGCCTCGGTCACCGGCGGGGCGATGCGCAGGGCGGCCGCCGGAGCCGTGGTGGGCGTGCCGAACGCGACCGTGCGGCTGGCCGGCTGCTGTACGCCGGTTCCGCCCGACGCCGTCACCGGATTCACCGTGCGCGGCGGCGCCGTCACCGTCCACCGTGAGGGATGCCCGTCGGTGACCCGGATGCTGTCCCTGGGACGGCCCCCCGTCGAGGTGAACTGGGGTGCCGCAGGAGACTGCAGGGTCACCCTGGTCGCCGAGGCGTTCGGACGGCCGCAGCTCTTCGCCGACCTCACCGAGGCCATCGCCACGGCAGGTGTCGCGGTCGTCTCGGCCACCGTGGAACCGCCATCGGAGCAACGCGTACGCCACACCTACACGCTGCAACTCCCGGACGCCGCAGGGCTTCCCGCGCTGATGCGCACCATGCGGGACGTGCCGGGCGTCTTCGACGTGAGCCGCGCCCAGCACCCGGCCACCGCCTGA
- a CDS encoding M1 family metallopeptidase yields MLHISRRSRAVLLATASAALVAATLPAPVPLGIGDPLFPHLGNPGYDVLSYDIGLTYPGSNNEPLEAVTRIDARTTAPLRHINLDFARGTVHSVEVNGEPAGFATADEDLVVTPHHAVGAGSPLRITVQHTSDPRGTADGGWIRTPDGLAMANQADAAHRVFPCNDHPSDKAFFTFRVTAPRKLTVVANGLPGPRATRAGRTTWTYRTRHPMATELAQVSIGDSAVIHRAGPHGLPVRDVVPVADRKKLEPWLRKTPAQLAWMESKAGPYPFETYGVLIADTDTGFELETQTLSLFERRMFTGDSFPEWYVDSVMVHELAHQWFGDSVSPHSWSDLWLNEGHATWYEALYADEHDGRPLATRMRDAYRQSDGWRAAGGPPAAPRPPVAGQKISIFRPVVYDGSALVLYALRQEIGAAAFSALEHSWVSRYRDRSATSADFAALASRVAGRDLSGFFQGWLYGKKTPPMPGHPDWRSAVPPRAHKG; encoded by the coding sequence ATGCTGCACATCTCCCGGCGGTCGCGAGCCGTCCTGCTCGCGACCGCGTCGGCGGCCCTCGTCGCCGCCACGCTGCCCGCTCCCGTTCCCCTCGGCATCGGCGATCCGCTCTTTCCACACCTGGGCAACCCCGGGTACGACGTCCTCTCGTACGACATCGGCCTCACCTATCCCGGCAGCAACAACGAACCGCTGGAGGCCGTGACCAGAATCGACGCCCGGACCACAGCGCCGCTGCGGCACATCAACCTCGACTTCGCGCGCGGCACCGTGCACTCGGTGGAGGTGAACGGTGAGCCCGCCGGGTTCGCCACCGCCGACGAGGACCTGGTCGTGACCCCGCACCACGCGGTCGGCGCCGGAAGTCCGCTGCGGATCACCGTGCAGCACACCAGTGATCCGCGGGGCACCGCGGACGGCGGCTGGATCAGGACCCCTGACGGTCTGGCCATGGCCAACCAGGCGGACGCCGCCCACCGCGTCTTCCCCTGCAACGACCACCCCTCGGACAAGGCCTTCTTCACCTTCCGGGTCACCGCCCCGCGGAAACTGACCGTCGTCGCCAACGGCCTGCCCGGGCCCCGGGCGACCCGCGCCGGCCGCACGACCTGGACCTACCGGACCCGCCACCCCATGGCCACCGAACTGGCCCAGGTGTCGATCGGCGACTCGGCCGTGATCCACCGGGCCGGACCGCACGGACTGCCGGTCCGTGACGTCGTACCGGTGGCCGACCGCAAGAAGCTGGAGCCCTGGCTGCGGAAGACACCCGCCCAGCTGGCCTGGATGGAGTCCAAGGCCGGGCCCTACCCCTTCGAGACGTACGGGGTCCTCATCGCCGACACGGACACCGGCTTCGAGCTGGAGACCCAGACCCTGTCGCTCTTCGAACGCCGGATGTTCACCGGGGACTCCTTCCCCGAGTGGTACGTCGACTCGGTCATGGTCCACGAGCTCGCCCACCAGTGGTTCGGCGACAGCGTCTCACCGCACAGCTGGTCCGACCTCTGGCTGAACGAGGGCCATGCCACCTGGTACGAGGCGCTCTACGCGGACGAGCACGACGGGAGGCCGCTGGCCACCCGGATGCGCGACGCCTATCGGCAGTCGGACGGCTGGCGGGCCGCGGGCGGCCCGCCGGCGGCCCCCAGGCCCCCGGTGGCCGGGCAGAAGATCAGCATCTTCCGGCCGGTGGTCTACGACGGCAGCGCGCTCGTCCTCTACGCACTGCGCCAGGAGATCGGGGCTGCGGCCTTCTCGGCGCTGGAGCACAGCTGGGTGAGCCGCTACCGCGACAGGTCGGCCACCAGCGCCGACTTCGCCGCGCTGGCCTCGCGAGTCGCCGGGCGCGATCTCTCGGGATTCTTCCAGGGCTGGCTGTACGGGAAGAAGACCCCGCCCATGCCCGGCCACCCCGACTGGCGGAGCGCCGTGCCCCCGCGGGCGCACAAGGGCTGA
- the dapF gene encoding diaminopimelate epimerase yields MTTSQIAFLKGHGTENDFVIVPDPDNVIGLPASAVAVLCDRRAGIGGDGLLHVVRSAAHPEARAMAGEAEWFMDYRNGDGSTAEMCGNGVRVFARYLQRAGLVDAGDLAIATRGGVKRAHLAKNGDITVSMGRAVLPADGVTVTVGDRAWPALNVNMGNPHAVAFVDDLADAGALLSVPQFAPASVYPDGVNVEFVVDRGERHVAMRVHERGSGETRSCGTGACAVAVAAARRDGTDPALTGEPVTYTVDLPGGRLVITELPDGEIEMTGGAVIVAEGTIDAAFRETALS; encoded by the coding sequence GTGACCACCTCGCAGATCGCCTTCCTCAAGGGCCACGGCACCGAGAACGACTTCGTGATCGTCCCCGACCCGGACAACGTCATCGGCCTGCCCGCATCCGCGGTCGCCGTGCTGTGCGACCGCCGGGCGGGCATCGGCGGCGACGGCCTGCTGCACGTCGTGCGGTCGGCCGCGCACCCGGAGGCCCGGGCGATGGCCGGGGAGGCGGAGTGGTTCATGGACTACCGCAACGGCGACGGCTCGACCGCCGAGATGTGCGGGAACGGCGTCCGCGTCTTCGCCCGCTACCTGCAGCGCGCCGGGCTGGTGGACGCCGGGGACCTGGCCATCGCGACGCGCGGCGGAGTGAAGCGGGCCCACCTCGCCAAGAACGGCGACATCACCGTCTCCATGGGCCGGGCGGTGCTCCCCGCGGACGGCGTGACCGTCACGGTCGGCGACCGCGCCTGGCCCGCGCTGAACGTGAACATGGGCAACCCGCACGCTGTCGCCTTCGTCGACGATCTGGCGGACGCCGGAGCCCTGCTCTCCGTACCGCAGTTCGCCCCGGCGTCCGTCTACCCGGACGGTGTCAACGTCGAGTTCGTCGTGGACCGCGGCGAACGCCATGTCGCCATGCGGGTGCACGAGCGCGGCTCCGGCGAGACCCGGTCCTGCGGTACGGGCGCCTGCGCCGTCGCCGTCGCGGCGGCCCGCAGGGACGGCACCGACCCCGCGCTGACCGGCGAGCCCGTGACGTACACCGTCGACCTCCCCGGCGGCCGGCTGGTGATCACCGAGCTGCCGGACGGCGAGATCGAGATGACAGGCGGCGCGGTCATCGTCGCCGAAGGCACGATCGACGCCGCGTTCCGGGAGACCGCCCTTTCCTAG
- the miaB gene encoding tRNA (N6-isopentenyl adenosine(37)-C2)-methylthiotransferase MiaB, with protein MTAQDTLNRSYEIRTYGCQMNVHDSERLSGLLEDAGYVRAPAGADGDADVVVFNTCAVRENADNKLYGNLGRLAPMKTRRPGMQIAVGGCLAQKDRDTIVRRAPWVDVVFGTHNIGKLPVLLERSRIEGEAQVEIAESLEAFPSTLPTRRESAYAAWVSISVGCNNTCTFCIVPALRGKEKDRRPGDILAEIEALVDEGVSEITLLGQNVNAYGSDIGDREAFSKLLRACGKIEGLERVRFTSPHPRDFTDDVIAAMAETPNVMPQLHMPMQSGSDTVLKAMRRSYRQERFLGIIDKVRAAIPHAAISTDIIVGFPGETEEDFQQTMHAVREARFAQAFTFQYSKRPGTPAATMDGQVPKEVVQERYMRLSALQEEISWEENKTQVGRTVDVMVAEGEGRKDGATHRLSGRAPDSRLVHFTKPDTEVRPGDVVTVEITYAAPHHLLAEGPAMAVRRTRSGDAWEKRNTAAAARPAGVMLGIPGIGAPAPEPASAGGCGCD; from the coding sequence ATGACCGCGCAGGACACCCTGAACCGAAGTTACGAGATCCGCACCTACGGCTGCCAGATGAACGTCCACGACAGCGAACGGCTGTCGGGGCTTCTGGAGGACGCCGGATACGTCCGTGCGCCGGCGGGCGCCGACGGGGACGCCGATGTCGTCGTCTTCAACACCTGCGCGGTGCGCGAGAACGCCGACAACAAGCTGTACGGCAACCTCGGCAGGCTCGCCCCGATGAAGACCAGGCGCCCCGGCATGCAGATCGCGGTCGGCGGCTGCCTGGCCCAGAAGGACCGGGACACCATTGTCCGGCGGGCGCCGTGGGTCGACGTCGTCTTCGGCACCCACAACATCGGCAAGCTCCCGGTGCTGCTGGAGCGCTCCCGGATCGAGGGCGAGGCGCAGGTCGAGATCGCCGAGTCGCTCGAAGCGTTCCCCTCGACACTGCCGACCCGGCGCGAGAGCGCGTACGCCGCGTGGGTCTCGATCTCCGTCGGCTGCAACAACACCTGCACCTTCTGTATCGTGCCCGCGCTGCGCGGCAAGGAGAAGGACCGCAGGCCCGGCGACATCCTCGCCGAGATCGAGGCGCTGGTGGACGAGGGCGTCTCGGAGATCACGCTGCTCGGCCAGAACGTCAACGCGTACGGCTCGGACATCGGCGACCGCGAGGCCTTCTCCAAGCTGCTGCGCGCCTGCGGGAAGATCGAGGGTCTCGAGCGGGTCCGCTTCACCTCGCCGCATCCGCGGGACTTCACGGACGACGTGATCGCGGCGATGGCCGAGACGCCGAACGTGATGCCGCAGCTGCACATGCCGATGCAGTCCGGTTCGGACACGGTCCTCAAGGCGATGCGCCGTTCCTACCGGCAGGAGCGTTTCCTCGGGATCATCGACAAGGTGAGGGCCGCCATCCCGCACGCCGCGATCTCCACCGACATCATCGTTGGCTTCCCCGGCGAGACCGAGGAGGACTTCCAGCAGACGATGCACGCGGTCCGCGAGGCGCGCTTCGCACAGGCCTTCACCTTCCAGTACTCCAAGCGGCCGGGGACCCCGGCCGCGACCATGGACGGCCAGGTCCCCAAGGAGGTCGTCCAGGAGCGCTACATGCGGCTCTCGGCGCTCCAGGAGGAGATCTCCTGGGAGGAGAACAAGACCCAGGTCGGCCGCACGGTGGACGTCATGGTCGCCGAGGGCGAGGGCCGCAAGGACGGCGCGACGCACCGCCTCTCCGGACGGGCGCCGGACAGCCGGCTGGTGCACTTCACCAAGCCGGACACCGAGGTGCGCCCCGGCGATGTGGTGACGGTGGAGATCACTTACGCGGCGCCGCACCATCTGCTCGCCGAGGGCCCGGCCATGGCCGTGCGGCGCACCCGGTCCGGGGACGCCTGGGAGAAGCGCAACACCGCGGCGGCGGCCAGGCCGGCCGGAGTCATGCTCGGCATCCCGGGCATCGGCGCACCGGCGCCGGAACCGGCCTCGGCCGGAGGCTGTGGCTGCGACTAG
- a CDS encoding antitoxin: MGFLDNVKAKLGPAKDKVSDLAQQHGDKIGEGLDKAAHTVDARTNGKYSDKIESGTGKAKEALDRLSHKDGGGTTKPPTAS; the protein is encoded by the coding sequence ATGGGATTCCTGGACAATGTGAAAGCCAAGCTCGGACCGGCCAAGGACAAGGTCTCCGACCTCGCGCAGCAGCACGGGGACAAGATCGGAGAGGGTCTGGACAAGGCCGCCCACACGGTCGACGCCCGGACCAACGGCAAGTACAGCGACAAGATCGAGTCGGGCACCGGCAAGGCCAAGGAAGCCCTGGACCGCCTCTCGCACAAGGACGGCGGCGGTACGACCAAGCCGCCCACTGCTTCCTGA